The Rhizobium rhododendri nucleotide sequence CGTCCAGCTTGAATGGCTTTATGATCGCTTCGATCTTTTTCATGAGAAAATGTCTCTCCGCTTCTCCCGTTAGAGCGGACATTGCCCGCTCGCCCTTGTTGATGCACGTATCATGCCAGATTATCCAGAGATGTTTCGGTAAATGTTGCAGTTTTGAGCAATTTTGAGGCTGATACAGGGTTGTTTGACATATCGTGCCCCGAATTGAATATGCGCAGACACGTTTCGGACGATATCCGGAATGGAGGGCGGACCGCAGCGGTTGGAACGGCCTACACGCCCTGAATTCGACTGATTAAAAAGCGTGCTTTTGCTCAAATTTAAGTCGGCGGCACGCGGGATTTTTTGATTGTTTTTCAGGCGTCGTTGCGATCATTATCGTCCATGACACACACCCTAGCTGAACTCCTCCTGACACCCCAATCGATGGCGGCGGTCGACAAGGCCGCTGCGGCTTCAGGAATTGACTCTTTCGGACTGATGCAGAAAGCCGGCCGGGCGGTGGCGGCTGCGGCCTTGCGGGACTATCCGGAGACGCTGCGATACGCGGTCCTGTGCGGCCCCGGCAACAATGGCGGAGATGGCTACGTGGCCGCTTTGGCGTTGCACGAATGCGGTGCCGAGGTCGACGTATATCACCTCGGAGATGCAGCCGTGCTGAAGGGCGATGCGGCGCGCGCCTTTTCCGCCTGTCCGGTTGCCGGCTCGCCACTCGGTTCCTATCTGCCCCGGGCCGGCGACCTCGTCATCGATGCGATTTTCGGTGCCGGCCTCGCGCGGGATGTGCCTGACGCCGTCGCAGCCGTGATCGAACGAACACGTGCCGCTTCCATCCCGGTTATCGCCGTCGATTTGCCGTCGGGCGTCAACGGCGCTACCGGCCGAGTGCTGGGCGCCGCCTTTCGCGCTTCCCATACGGTAAGCTTCATGACGCGCAAACCCGGGCATCTGCTGATGCCGGGCAGGGAGCTGTGCGGCACGCTAGAGATCGTCGACATCGGCATTCCAGCCCGCATCGTCCGGGAAAACGCCAATGCGCTGATCGCCGAGAACACACCGGAACAGTGGCGGTCGGCCATGCCTGTAGCGTTAGTGGAGACCCATAAGTACAAACGCGGGCATCTGGTGGTCTTTTCCGGCAGCGAGACGGCGACGGGTGCGGCCCGCATGTCGGCCATGGCGGGTCTGAAGGCTGGGGCAGGGCTGGTCACGATCGCCTCTTCCAAAGCCGCGCTCAAAGTCAATGCCGGGGCGCTGACGGCGATCATGCTGCGCGAAATCGATGACAGAGCCGCTCTTGAGGAGTGGCTCGACGATGCGCGGCTATCGACCTTCGTTCTCGGCCCGGGTTTTGGCACGGGCGAAAAGGCACGGCAGTTCGTGGCGGCGCTGGTGGATCGACATCTCGTGCTCGATGCGGACGGCATCACCTCCTTCAAGGACGATCCATCTGCGCTCTTCGATGCTTTTGCGACGGGGCCGACGCATCTGGTTCTGACGCCGCACGAAGGCGAGTTCGGCCGTCTTTTCCCCGATATCGCCAAGGATGAAGCTCTCGGCAAGATCGAGAAGGCAATCGCAGCCGCAATGCGCTCGCACGCGGCAATCGTCTACAAAGGCGCCGACACGGTGATCGCCGCGCCAGACGGGCGGGCACTGATCAACTGCAATGCGCCGCCATGGTTGGCAACTGCCGGTTCCGGCGATGTGCTGGCGGGGATCATTGGCGGACTTCTGGCGCAGGGCATGCCGGCCTTCGAGGCCGCGGCCGCCGGTGTCTGGCTGCACGGCGAAGCGGGAAACCGGGCCGGCAAGGGCCTGACGGCCGAAGACCTGATGGGCCACGTCAGGCCGCTCTGACCGGTGCTAGGATTTGGCAAGCACGCCCTGCAGGGCAATGGCGCCCTGCGGTGCGTTGACTTTTCCATCGTGGATCATGAAGGCGAAAACATCCCGCGGCTGGACCTTCACCTTACGTGCAGCATCGATCAACGGCAGGTCGGCGGGCACCTTGCCTTCGGCCCAGGTCTGAAGGCGCTCCGCCCACTCTTTCAGTTCCTTCGGCGGATAGCAGGTCTTGATTTCATCGGAGCCCTTCTGCAGGCGGCCGTAGACGAAATCGGCGGTCACATCGGCGATCATCGGATAGTCGTGATGGTCGGCACAAACCGGGGCCACCTGGTATTTCTCCAGCAGCGCGACGAACTCCGGCACCTTGAACGAATCGTGGCGTACCTCGACCACATGCCGCAGCGGCAATCCGTCCTGCTTCTGTGGCAGGAGCTTCAGGAATCCTTCGAAGTCATCCGCATCGAATTTCTTCGTTGGTGCGAACTGCCAGAGCAGAGGGCCCAGTCGGTCGCCGAGCTCGCTGATGCCGGACTTCAGAAACCGCTCCATCGATTCCCCGGCTTCCACCAGTATCTTGCGATTGGTGACGTAGCGCGTCGCCTTCAGGCTGAAGATGAAGCCATCCGGCACCTCGGAGGCCCATTTTGCAAAGGTCGCCGGCTTCTGCGTCGCATAGTAGGTCCCGTTGACCTCGATCACCTTCAGCTTGCTGCTGGCGTAGCGCAACTCGTCTTTCTGCTTGAGATCGTCGGGGAAGAACGTCCCGCGCCAGGGCTCGAACGTCCAGCCGCCAATGCCGGTCCGAATGGTGCCTGACGCTGTCATATGCTTTCCCCGTTCATTTATGATGCCGGTATCCGGCGCTTCGAGTGTCCGTTCGCCGGGAGATCACTCTGCCGCAGCCACGACCTTCTTGACGGGCCGCCGCTCCAGCAATTCCTTGAGGAAGTGTCCGGTATAGGACCGCTTCTCCTTGACGATTGTCTCAGGCGTGCCAACTGCCACGATCTCACCGCCGCCGTCGCCACCTTCGGGGCCGAAGTCGAGCACCCAGTCGGCGGTCTTGATGACCTCGAGATTGTGCTCGATGACGACAACCGAATTGCCTTGGTTCACCAATTCGTGCAGCATCTCCAGCAGTTTGGCGACGTCGTGGAAATGAAGCCCCGTCGTCGGCTCGTCGAGGATGTAGAGCGTGCGCCCGGTCGAGCGTTTCGACAGCTCCTTGGCAAGCTTGACGCGCTGCGCCTCGCCGCCGGAGAGCGTGTTGGCCTGCTGTCCGACCTTGATATAGCCGAGACCGACGTCCTTCAGCGATTGTAGCTTGTCACGCACCGCAGGCACCGCAGCAAAGAAATCGACACCTTCCTCGACAGTCATGTCGAGCACGTCGGCAATCGACTTGCTCTTGAAGGTGACGTCGAGCGTCTCGCGGTTATAGCGCTTGCCGTGGCAGACATCGCAGGTGACGTAGACGTCGGGCAGGAAGTGCATCTCGATCTTGATGACGCCATCGCCCTGGCAGGCCTCGCAGCGTCCGCCCTTGACGTTGAACGAGAACCGGCCCGGCTGGTAGCCGCGCGCCTTGGCTTCCGGCAATCCGGAAAACCAGTCGCGGATCGGCGTGAAGGCGCCGGTATAGGTGGCCGGGTTGGATCGTGGCGTCCGGCCAATCGGCGACTGGTCGATGTCGATAACCTTGTCGATATGCTCGAAGCCATCGATGCGGTCATGCTCGGCCGGCGTTTCGCGGGCGCCCATGACGCG carries:
- a CDS encoding DUF72 domain-containing protein translates to MTASGTIRTGIGGWTFEPWRGTFFPDDLKQKDELRYASSKLKVIEVNGTYYATQKPATFAKWASEVPDGFIFSLKATRYVTNRKILVEAGESMERFLKSGISELGDRLGPLLWQFAPTKKFDADDFEGFLKLLPQKQDGLPLRHVVEVRHDSFKVPEFVALLEKYQVAPVCADHHDYPMIADVTADFVYGRLQKGSDEIKTCYPPKELKEWAERLQTWAEGKVPADLPLIDAARKVKVQPRDVFAFMIHDGKVNAPQGAIALQGVLAKS
- a CDS encoding NAD(P)H-hydrate dehydratase, which produces MTHTLAELLLTPQSMAAVDKAAAASGIDSFGLMQKAGRAVAAAALRDYPETLRYAVLCGPGNNGGDGYVAALALHECGAEVDVYHLGDAAVLKGDAARAFSACPVAGSPLGSYLPRAGDLVIDAIFGAGLARDVPDAVAAVIERTRAASIPVIAVDLPSGVNGATGRVLGAAFRASHTVSFMTRKPGHLLMPGRELCGTLEIVDIGIPARIVRENANALIAENTPEQWRSAMPVALVETHKYKRGHLVVFSGSETATGAARMSAMAGLKAGAGLVTIASSKAALKVNAGALTAIMLREIDDRAALEEWLDDARLSTFVLGPGFGTGEKARQFVAALVDRHLVLDADGITSFKDDPSALFDAFATGPTHLVLTPHEGEFGRLFPDIAKDEALGKIEKAIAAAMRSHAAIVYKGADTVIAAPDGRALINCNAPPWLATAGSGDVLAGIIGGLLAQGMPAFEAAAAGVWLHGEAGNRAGKGLTAEDLMGHVRPL